Within the Prosthecobacter debontii genome, the region GCGCGCATCGTGCCCTTTGAGCCCTTCTCCATGTTCGGAGACTCCGCCTGGCATGACGGCTGGTCCGGCACTCAGGTGATCGATCTGCGCAAGAAGATCGTCGGCCCACGGTCCCAGCTCATGCGCGGGTATTATCGGTGATTGCTGTTCTTATGAGTGTTTTGATAATATTAGTGAATATTATTGGTCAATATTTAAGAATAGGTGGATTAATGAGGTGTGTATGATTCAATTGGTGTAAAAAGGTCTAGTGCCTTTTTGAACCCTTAAAATAAAGATTCATGAACATTCGTCTCCCGATGGTTTTTGGGATCCTGTGGGCTGTGGGATTGCCGGTTACAGGAGCTTATGCGTTAACAATCGGTGACCGCATTCAGGCCTCAGCCAATCTCAATATTCGCAGTTCGGCCTCCACCAGCGGAAGTCTTCTTGGCACAGCCGCCGCAGGGGCGCAGGGGGAGATCATTGGGGGGCCGACGTCAGCCAATGGCTACACTTGGTGGCGAGTGGATTGGGATAGCTACTCCACCGGCTGGTCGGTGGCAGACTACATGACAAAAGTAACAGGAAGTTCACCCGGCAATTTCACCCTGAGTAACAGCTCACCTATTTGGGATACCTCCCCTCCAGCGGGGCCAGCGGTGCAGCTTAGTTGGACGAGCTCGAGCAATGCCACGAGTTACGAAATATACCGGAATGGCAGCAAGATTTATCCGACTTCAGGCACATTTACTGGCACAAGTTTTCGCAACGAAACCGGGCTGACGGGTGGGCAGAGTTACAGCTACTACGTGATTGCCCGTAATGCCTCCGGCAGCCGACAGAGTAATACGCTGAATATTACGATGCCGAATGCGCCTCCCGCGACACCCGCCACTCCAGGTTATCTCGAAGGCCAGTTTTTCGCTTATCGAGTGGAGTTGGGATGGACGGATCAATCTTCCAATGAACAGGGATTTAAGGTTGAGCGCCGGATTGGCAGTGGGAGCTGGTCGCAGATCGCCACTGTGGGAGCGGTGAGCGGTTCGGGCAGCAGTGTTTTCTGGACGGATAACACGGCGAGCCCCAAAACAAGTTACAGCTATCGTGTGTATGCCTACAATGCCCAAGGGAACTCAGGATACACCAATACAACGAGCTTAACGACGCCCGCAGGCAGACCGGGAAGTTTTACTCTTAGTTCCCAGTCTCCTGTGTGGGATGCCTCACTCCCCGGGCCGAAGGTGCAACTGACCTGGACCGCCTCCGCCGATGCGGGTGGCTACGCTTTGTATCGCGATGGCAGCCTGTATATCTCAGGGATTTCCGGCACGAGCTTCCTCAATCAAAGTGGGCTCAATGCCGGGCAGACCTACACGTATCATGTGCGGGCTTCGAATTCTGAAGGCACCACAGATTCGAATACCATCACCGTCACCATGCCTCCGGCTCCGCCATCGGTTCCGGTAACTCCCTACAATCTGGCCGCCGCTGTGAGTGGTCAGGCCATTCAACTCACATGGACGGATGCGTCTAACAATGAGCAGGGATTCAAGATCGAACGCCGTCCATTCTGGGCACCCGGTTGGGCGGCTCTGGTGACCTTAGGGGCGAATGTCACGAGTTACGTGGATACCACCGTCGCTGCCTCGGAAAGTTATGTCTATCGTGTGAGGGCCTACAACAATGTCGGTCCCTCTAACTATTCTAACGACGCCACGGTCACGAGTGCACCCCTGATTCTCCCTCCCGATATTACCCCTGAAAACTATGCCATAAGCAAGGCGAGTGGCGGGATAGGCACTGCGTTCAATGTCACCTACAACTTGCAAAACCAAGGCGGCACAGCCTCCCAGGCATTTACAACAAGAATCAGGCTGAGTGCATCCAGCTCCAAGCCGTCGTCTTCAGATCCTGTCCTCAAAGAGTTCCAGTCATCTGGAATGGCTGTTGGCGAAGTTCGGAGTGAAAACAGGTCGGTCATTATTCCTTCAGGCACATCTGTGGGAAAAAAATACATTTGGCTGGTTATCGACGCGGAAAGCACGGCTGGGCAGGATGCAACTGGCGAAAGCAATGACTCTGTGAGACTATTATTCACTGTGACCGCTCCTTCCCCGGCGATTAGCCTAATTAACGGAGGAGTTCCGGTGGTTGCAGATTTTAATAACGATGTTCAGACCATTGATATCGATGGCAGTGGATTTGTCAGTAAACCGACCGTGTCGGTGATTTGGAGCGGAGGTGGCAAAACGCTCAGCTCCTCTCAAGTCACTTTCGTCAATGAGGGCAAGCTTCAGATTCACATCCAGTTAGGAAAGGTGGCAGATATCTGGAGTGTCCAGGTCAAGAATCCCGATGGGCAGCCGTCTTCGCCGACAAATTTTACGGTGACCACCGCTACGGATCATACCCTGCCGACAGTGACTTCATTTACTGCCCAGTCGCTGGCAGTATCGGATGGAGAGTCCGTCAATTTACGTTATACTGTAGCGGACTCTGGGGGCGGTGGCCTCGATCGAGTTGAATTGTGGCGGACCAAGGATGCTGGCGGGCAGCCAGAGGGAGGAAATTGGCAGAAGGTCAAACAAAATCCGGCCTCTGGTTATGGGCCTGTGCAGGGAGCTTTCTCGGATGAGCTTCCTTCTGTCGGCGTTTACTGGTATGGTATTCACGTTGTCGATAAGAGTAACAATACGGCGACAGAGACCACATCAGGGAAAGCTCCGCTTCGGATCGAACGGTTGGGAGATCAAGAAAGTGCCTTTTCTTTCAGTTTTCCCCTCAGTGGGTATGACCCTTACACGGCTCAGATTGTTTCAGTCTTCGATCATGCCAACAACGATGAAGCCAAGGTGATCGCCTATACGGGGGAGATGGGGGATGTGGTGGATTACAATGAATCGAGTTCAAAGCCCTACAGTTTCAAAAAGTCTGACGGCTCCTCCTTCCGCATCAATGGATACTATCAAGGCACTCAGATGACGGGGCCGGGGACCCTCAACTATGATGGTCACCGAGGTTATGACTATAAAGTAGAGGCGGGCACACTTGTATGTGCGGCAGCAGATGGAATTGTCGTGAAGACGGATCCAGATAACACCACCGCCGCCGGTAAATTTATTCGCCTGGATCATGCCGATGTGGGTTATCAAACCCAATACCTCCACCTGAGCAGAATCGATGTCACAGTCGGCCAGCAGATCACTCGCGGTGATGTGATTGGGCTGTCTGGGAATACGGCCGGGGCGCAGTCTGTCGGTGCCCATTTGCACTTTGAAGTCAAAAAAAGGGACGGTGAAATCCCAGTGGATCCTTATGGATGGGCGGGGCAAGGCCCCGATCCCTACACACGGGCGACGAACCGATTGCTATGGCAAAAAAGCCGCCAGCCGAAACCGAAGGTGAAACACATCAAACCCTACACGGTCACAGGTTCCAAGAGTGCCCAGGAGTTCACTCTTGAGGGGGAAGGCTTGACTCACGCATCCACCATCGAGGTGGCTTATCGCGATACGAATTACGAATTTGTTAAAATCAAAAATAAGCCGGTCTTGAATGGTGATTCTCAGATGACGTTCCGTCTCACGGTGGGACTCGAAAGTGACACATGGCAGGTGCGGGTGAACTCTGGAAGTGGGCCCAGCAACATTGATACATTCACCGTGATAGCGCCTACAGAACCGAAAACCCCTTCATTGACCCTCGTCAATGGTGGCGAATTGATGCGCTTTGATCGCCCTCGCTATTTTACGCTTCACGAGCTCCATTTTGGAGTTCCGTCCGCAGATCAGCGTTCCGGGCTTGAGACTCTGCTCAGTTATATTGAAAATGACCCTGGATTGCCTTTGGATGCTAACTTTAAACATTTGCGCTGGGCTGCTTATATTTTGGCGACCACTCGACATGAAACAGGGAGAGTTTACCAACCGATTCCAGAAAAATGGGATACGAGGCTCCTGCAATTGAGAGATGCTAAGCCAGCCTATGCCGCTGCAACAGCGGTTGACTATTTTAATTACTGGTATGCAGGCGTGAATGGTAACGGAAATGAGGCTTCAAATGACGGCTACACCTATCGTGGTCGAGGGTATGTGCAGCTGACAGGTCGGGGTAACTATTCTTTGTTAGGTCGTTCTTTAGGCATTGATTTGGAGCATGATCCTGATAAGGCTCTCGTTGCTGATGTTTCGTATCGAATCATGTCTCACGGGATGCTTCATGGCTCGTTTACAGGCGTTGGTCTTGGCAACTATATCACCGATACGGTAACGGATTACTTTAATGCCCGCAAAGTGG harbors:
- a CDS encoding peptidoglycan DD-metalloendopeptidase family protein translates to MNIRLPMVFGILWAVGLPVTGAYALTIGDRIQASANLNIRSSASTSGSLLGTAAAGAQGEIIGGPTSANGYTWWRVDWDSYSTGWSVADYMTKVTGSSPGNFTLSNSSPIWDTSPPAGPAVQLSWTSSSNATSYEIYRNGSKIYPTSGTFTGTSFRNETGLTGGQSYSYYVIARNASGSRQSNTLNITMPNAPPATPATPGYLEGQFFAYRVELGWTDQSSNEQGFKVERRIGSGSWSQIATVGAVSGSGSSVFWTDNTASPKTSYSYRVYAYNAQGNSGYTNTTSLTTPAGRPGSFTLSSQSPVWDASLPGPKVQLTWTASADAGGYALYRDGSLYISGISGTSFLNQSGLNAGQTYTYHVRASNSEGTTDSNTITVTMPPAPPSVPVTPYNLAAAVSGQAIQLTWTDASNNEQGFKIERRPFWAPGWAALVTLGANVTSYVDTTVAASESYVYRVRAYNNVGPSNYSNDATVTSAPLILPPDITPENYAISKASGGIGTAFNVTYNLQNQGGTASQAFTTRIRLSASSSKPSSSDPVLKEFQSSGMAVGEVRSENRSVIIPSGTSVGKKYIWLVIDAESTAGQDATGESNDSVRLLFTVTAPSPAISLINGGVPVVADFNNDVQTIDIDGSGFVSKPTVSVIWSGGGKTLSSSQVTFVNEGKLQIHIQLGKVADIWSVQVKNPDGQPSSPTNFTVTTATDHTLPTVTSFTAQSLAVSDGESVNLRYTVADSGGGGLDRVELWRTKDAGGQPEGGNWQKVKQNPASGYGPVQGAFSDELPSVGVYWYGIHVVDKSNNTATETTSGKAPLRIERLGDQESAFSFSFPLSGYDPYTAQIVSVFDHANNDEAKVIAYTGEMGDVVDYNESSSKPYSFKKSDGSSFRINGYYQGTQMTGPGTLNYDGHRGYDYKVEAGTLVCAAADGIVVKTDPDNTTAAGKFIRLDHADVGYQTQYLHLSRIDVTVGQQITRGDVIGLSGNTAGAQSVGAHLHFEVKKRDGEIPVDPYGWAGQGPDPYTRATNRLLWQKSRQPKPKVKHIKPYTVTGSKSAQEFTLEGEGLTHASTIEVAYRDTNYEFVKIKNKPVLNGDSQMTFRLTVGLESDTWQVRVNSGSGPSNIDTFTVIAPTEPKTPSLTLVNGGELMRFDRPRYFTLHELHFGVPSADQRSGLETLLSYIENDPGLPLDANFKHLRWAAYILATTRHETGRVYQPIPEKWDTRLLQLRDAKPAYAAATAVDYFNYWYAGVNGNGNEASNDGYTYRGRGYVQLTGRGNYSLLGRSLGIDLEHDPDKALVADVSYRIMSHGMLHGSFTGVGLGNYITDTVTDYFNARKVVNGLDKAESIGDAATRFESILRESLINTSSLLVAPELETSVSATTSLSVSSDLGVTYSAKGLPSGMKIDAKTGVISGNATKVGRYSIAVSASNAAGSSEPLVLSLDVDSLPQGVIGSFEALVSAQEGLNDNLGGRLQLNVTTAGQVSGRLTLGDVALPFRAFVDMQPGDIPRIKAQLARKGLQSVQLDLELDPTAGTLAGIVTAGTDSASVEGYRNPWAAGGNVWAGYYTQTLDLIPESVGDPGIPQGNGWASLKVDAKGNARWAGVLADGTKITSASVTSADGRVTWYNYLYGKEGGSVVGQAQITSAEGSPLDGVLDWVKKPSASSKVRSYRQGFGLAEPVALALSGGLYTAPAGAVLGVADTSPNVRVSFAEGGIEQSAVLPDVALQVDVRNRVLLPAAEANPGRLKLSLKASTGYFSGGFQVADQLSSDSKPLVRSAAFQGMLVPRLGLGAGFFLLPQMPDATATPPTTAKTSPILSGQVLFEPFTNEDPDVTAFTDDFNRADAAGVGNGWLNATSRVDKGWTDGGAVSGTLRIVNQCAENSQTTGTAAIYRGFDHSAGVRVKATFSHVNGFGSLQRRFLHCLGVRSNGQIGDGLAVMFYRADQGYSNSTVLLFDGATEVAKIATDFQFSEWIRAEVEFRTDGSVQVNVANADGTEGQQTLSFPARPVNASGSNVIFVVNGCSGPLKGWVDDVTLEKF